The DNA region TAAAATTTTCACAAGCAAAGTATGAAAACCATTACCTTGGAGTATCGAAACAACAGtcacttatttaatcctcaccagaGCCCAAGGACGGTTATTCCCATATTTATTAAACAGAGTAGGAAACCAACCTTCAGCGAGGTTATTTGTTTAAGGCagtttgcatttattttgtaGAGTCATGAAAAGTAATTAAGTCACCGGGTGTCACATTCATTTAATTATCTTCCTTCCCAAGTTACTGTACCCAATCTCCTATGACTAGATACATAATTGTGCACACCGCATAACTGTGTTTTGTCATTTCTCAAAGTATTTCTATCTTTCCTGCCATTTCCCTGCTATAGGTGAAACAAATTGAAGATAATGGAACTAATTAACAAAAGCCATCCTGAAGAGTTTATTCTACTAGGCTTTGCTGACCGTCCTTGGCTAGAGCTTCCTCTATTCATTACTCTGCTTATAACATACCCCATGGCCATGATGGGAAACATAGCCATCATTCTGGTGTCCAAGTTAGACCTCCGTCTGCACAGccccatgtatttcttcctcaCCAACCTCTCCTTTTTGGACATGTGCTACACCACAAGCATTGTCCCTCAGATGCTCTTTAACCTGGGAACATCTAAGAAGACAATCAGCTATATAGGGTGTGCTGTTCAGCTTTATTTCTTCCACATAATGGGGGGCACAGAATGTCTGCTTTTGGCTGTTATGTCTTTTGATCGCtacgtggccatctgcaagcctctACACTACACCCTCATCATGAATCAGCGCGTCTGTATCTTATTAGTGGCCACCGTGTGGCTGAGTGGAATGACCTATGCTGTCTCAGAGGCCACTGTCACCTTACAGTTACCACTGTGTGGTCGCAATACCCTGGATCACTTGCTATGTGAGATTCCTGTTCTGATAAAGGCTGCCTGTGGCGAAAAGGGGGCTAATGAGCTCACACTCGCAGTggtatgcatttttttcttagctGTGCCACTATGCTTAATTCTTATTTCCTATGCTTGCATTGGACATGCTGTATTTAAGATTAAATCtttggagggaaggaaaaaagccTTTGGGACATGTTCTTcccacctcattgtagttttcctATTTTATGGTCCAGCCATTAGCATGTACCTTCAGCCCCCCTCCTCCATCTCAAGAGACCAGCCCAAGTTCATGGCTCTCTTCTATGGAGTAGTGACTCCTACACTCAACCCTTTCATCTATACTCTGAGGAATAAGGATGTTAAGGGGGCACTGGGCAACCTCATGAGGA from Ovis canadensis isolate MfBH-ARS-UI-01 breed Bighorn chromosome 20, ARS-UI_OviCan_v2, whole genome shotgun sequence includes:
- the LOC138425293 gene encoding olfactory receptor 2B11-like — its product is MELINKSHPEEFILLGFADRPWLELPLFITLLITYPMAMMGNIAIILVSKLDLRLHSPMYFFLTNLSFLDMCYTTSIVPQMLFNLGTSKKTISYIGCAVQLYFFHIMGGTECLLLAVMSFDRYVAICKPLHYTLIMNQRVCILLVATVWLSGMTYAVSEATVTLQLPLCGRNTLDHLLCEIPVLIKAACGEKGANELTLAVVCIFFLAVPLCLILISYACIGHAVFKIKSLEGRKKAFGTCSSHLIVVFLFYGPAISMYLQPPSSISRDQPKFMALFYGVVTPTLNPFIYTLRNKDVKGALGNLMRSVFTCK